atatacctataagccCAAAAACGAGAGTCTGCAACATTCTTAGTTACAAATTGAGGTCTAGATTCAGTTAAACGAACAACACCCTCTAATTCAATTTCACCAGCAACTTGGCCAGAAACTCGTGATGCagggtttttattttgcatagaTACCCAACCACGATTCACTAAAATTGAGtaactaaaaacaattactATTAGTATGTAAGTAAAACAAAAGTGATGAAAAAAATGCTTACGgtctatttgataatttaaaaggtGTGATGACATAATAACCACTTTTTGTAGATCCAGATCCAGAAAATAATCCATTGGTATTCTCAGCTCCACCATCAGTTAAACAGGATCTAGGACCTAAGTACAACTCCTTTGAATGATCAAATTCACCAACTACTTTAATTCTACGATACTCCAGGTTTGTAAGTTCTTtttcactataaaaataaaagaactcttgtaatattttactattaattaaatagcaAAAGATTCCAACTTCTCAGGAAAATCCAATGCAGgtaatttagttttagattTAAGTTCTTGAATCAGATTTTCTTTCCATAATTTTCGCCTAACTTGCCATGTACCTAGCCCAAATGCAGAAATTGGTAATACctggaaatttatatttttaaaattttttattaaataaaaataaattataagtgaaAAATTTCGATCTTACTAGCAAAATCCATCCAATATCTGAGTTACTCTTTTTCCTTCTgctaaatgaatttaattcaaCTGATTTAGCTGTCATACTAGAGTTTCTAGTCAAATttgataactaaataattcaaacaatagcaattaaatgtttataatttatataacattatattatacagtttattattcagaattttaacaaaatatagagaagatatattatagaatagtattgtattaaatattaatactttctatgtttaattttaaaacatggatagataatttaattattcagtaCCTATCTGTTAAAATATAGTGATCATATGGCATttagtattgttattaaacgtttatattgaattaatatataaaaaaaaaaacagttacagcaaaaattaagatttaagggtattaatactttttaaattgtatattttgaatacatttaaatccactgttattaatgaaaacataaCACATCAAGCAAGTTTTTGACAgcttcatttttaaatctagaACTATGTCTATCACaactcatttttaattaaatttgtggaattataaaattataattgacttACTTTGaaccattataaaaattaaatcaataattattgtaattacttattagctaatattatgtaatattaattattcactttcaactattttataaagcaacatgaatatttttacaataaattcatattgtaaaataatacatttttttttaaatattgtaaacgcCTATTTCTAATAAGTAAGCTAGTGTTGTATACCAAAAACATAAACTTACATATAGTTTAGATGAAGGAAAATTctgttttactaaaaaatttgagaaatattttctacaaatCATTCTGAACTTtgataattttcaagtttatttataaaataataaatgtattcacaatacaatattaatagatactaGAGACTAGAGATGAGTATAacaaaactgaaaatatataattgtataatataggtaaacctatttatttaaaaattatttattatttaatgttgttagttgttatcttttttttattattattgttattgttaagtGTTATCAGTGAAATTAGTATCATCGTAACTTaagcactatttttttttttttaaatataaactgtaaaccacctatagtatacctaatactttttattttcaaatttcagcTTTTAGTTGTTAATTCACTTTTTAGTGTTtcattgtgtataaattattttttgtttgtctattgaaattaatttaattgttcattgtttgtaaattgtaataaataaacaagtaaatagtatataatggaaataaatgaagaaagtaataaccatattatacctaaaccatttttaaaattttatttttcaaaattaattcatattttattatactgtttgaATTTGGtctagaaattaattaaaactaagttTACttcatttctaaaaatatttattaaattctaatttttcaaaattactctttaacctttttaaataggtatattgttaaaaaaaaaaaaaaaattgtctttttaATCATCTTCTCCATTCAAagcacttttaaattataacataatctgtatactattatacagaaatagaacatattattatatttttaaaatttttctattttagacAAAGTATCAAAAATTGAACAAGAAATAAAggaaattaatgttaaaatcacCAAACTTAAAGAacgtaaaactaaattattagatcagatagaaaaattgaaacagttatcttatgaaaaacaaactaaTTCTATTAGTGACCAGAATAAATGGACTCATACAGGTATTATCAAAATAGCAttacaaaattcaataatatattatatatttataataaataatatcaaaatgtttgtatcatttatgcattttaaccTTTATAGATTTTCCTTGGtatcaaaaagtaaaaaataccttaaaaactgtttttaaattggaCAGTTTTCGTTCACAACAATTAGCagctattaatattacattatcaaAACATGATGCTATACTTATTATGCCAACTGGCGGAGGAAAATCACTTTGCTATCAGTTACCTGCTCTTATAGACCAAGGTACTATtacttactttattatttaaatttataatatttattatttatattaatgtattttatgattggTTTCCAGTCTtctaattgttttcattaatttactcACTGTATcgagaaaacaattatttattttattttgttaatggcGGCTTGTGTTTTCAAAACTCAAGTAgcatgttttaaaacaaacccCCCGTCCCACCCACTAACTAAACTTACTAGGaccaatgtaatatatttaggttcttctttaattaattttttcgttaACTTTAACAACTTATGATATAGATAGATacacttattttttactttaatgatcaatcttctattttaaattatgattaaacctgctcaataaaattatttccccATTTTCAGGGCAAAAGCAGTCCCTTCTGGCTTCTAGCATTCTTATAACAAGCCGCCTctgattttgttaaaaaaaaaaatgtttgaacccCGgtttgaacttaaattttgagctttataatataataaaaatatatattaatttgtacatgTTAGaatcacattatattaatgacaaagttcatttaaatcattttattcaaaataatttttatatagttaatgttttattaggtTTTACTCTTGTGGTCTCTCCTATGGTTTCACTTATGGAAGATCAGATAATCCAAATGCAAAAACTTAATGTTAATGCAAAAATGATAAGTTCCTATTCATCAAAAGaagatgtaaaattattatttcaggtacctattgtttttattattatttattgatattttagacTATAAGCAGAGTGGAtgaatcattaatatatttattttattttacaatgatacccttttttttacctatttcatcaaatgtttatgttattattactcatataaataataattacaaaatattttgtctttttttgagaaatttatagtcatttgatagttttaattaaatgttaggCTTTACCATAAGtttgataatttgaatataagatctcattattaaataacttaaacttttatttttgccAAAAATTGGTTCAACAGaccattttactaaaattaaataaatcactaatatcaatatcaaaatataaaatattctaaaaacaa
The DNA window shown above is from Aphis gossypii isolate Hap1 chromosome 2, ASM2018417v2, whole genome shotgun sequence and carries:
- the LOC114125848 gene encoding surfeit locus protein 1 is translated as MICRKYFSNFLVKQNFPSSKLYLSNLTRNSSMTAKSVELNSFSRRKKSNSDIGWILLVLPISAFGLGTWQVRRKLWKENLIQELKSKTKLPALDFPENEKELTNLEYRRIKVVGEFDHSKELYLGPRSCLTDGGAENTNGLFSGSGSTKSGYYVITPFKLSNRPYSILVNRGWVSMQNKNPASRVSGQVAGEIELEGVVRLTESRPQFVTKNVADSRFWAYRDLEAMSKIVDSEPIMIDAVVECSIPGGPIGGQTNISLRNEHVSYIITWYGLAIATGYMWYAKYSHALRSIIK